The DNA region CAAGCAGGATTGGGTATTTCGGCAGGCCGATTGGCTGCATTCACTCACAGGATATGATTTCTTTTCAGCAGATTGCTAAAAAACTGATATTCTGAACAGAGTTACGTGGTAACACTGAGATCGCAATGAAATATCAACAACTGGAAAATCTCGAAAGCGGCTGGAAATGGAAGTACCTGGTCAAAAAGCACCGTGAAGGGGAGCTGATCACCTGCTACATCGAAGCCAGCGCTGCGCAAGAAGCCGTGGATATTTTGCTGACCCTCGAAAATGAACCGGTTCAGGTTAACGGCTGGATAGAGAAACACATTAATCCTGCATTGTTAAACCGGATGAAGCAAACTATCCGCGCGCGACGCAAACGGCATTTTAACGCTGAGCATCAGCACACGCGCAAAAAATCAATCGACCTGGAGTTCGTTGTCTGGCAGCGTCTGGCCGGGCTTGCCCAACGACGGGGCAAAACGCTTTCGGAAACCATCGTGCAGTTGATTGAAGACGCCGAGCATAAAGAGAAGTACGCCAGCCAGATGTCGACGCTGAAGAACGACCTTCAGGCGCTGTTGGGCAAGAAGTAGATTTTTACTTTTCTTCAGACAATAAAAAACCCCGCATGGCGGGGTTTTTTTATAAGACGATAACTTATGCCGCTGGCTGAGTTACAACGTCTTTGATGCCTTTAACTTCGATCTCTACGCGACGATCTGGAGCCAGGCAGTCGATCAGTGCAGCGCGAGCTTTCACGTTGTCACAGGTGTTGCCAGTCACTGGGTTAGATTCGCCCATACCACGTGGGGAGATCTTGTTAGCTGGGATACCTTTAGAGATCAGGTAATCAACAACAGACTGAGCACGTTTCTCAGACAGTTTCTGGTTGTAAGCGTCAGAACCGATACGATCGGTGAAGCCCAGAACCACTACGGAACCGTCTTTAGGATCCAGGTTGCTCAGCTGGGTGTACAGCTGATCCAGTGCCTGCTGGCCTTCTGGTTTCAGAGTCGCTTTGTTGAAGTTGAACAGAACGTCAGACTTCAGAGTGAAGTGCTTGGTCTGTACTTCTGGAGCTGGAGCCGGCGCTGGAGCAACAACTGGTGCTGCGTCTTCCTGCTGGCCGAAACGGTAGGAAACACCTACGCTCAGCATGCCGTTGTCTGGACGAACGCCAACGGTAGCACCGTCGCCGATGTTGTTAACCCACTGGTATTCCAGACGGGTAGCGATGTCACGGGTCATAGCCCACTCAACGCCACCAGCGAATACTGGGGAAACACCGGTGTCATGGTCGTCGCCAGCGATGCTGTTGCTGGAGTCAGCGCGCCATACCATGCCGCCCAGACGGGTGTACACGTCCAGATCGTCAGTTACTGGGTAACCCAGTTTAGCGGTCAGCTGAACGCCCTGTGCTTTGAAAGCGCCGTTTACGGTGTCGCCTTTGTATGGCATACGACCTAACCAGTCGTAACCCATTTCAAAACCAACATACGGGTTAACCTGATAGCCACCGAACGCACCTGCACCAAGCTGGCTCTCGTGAGTAGGGCCATCGTTGTTCAGGCTGCTGTTGTACCAGCCGGTGTCGTGGAACTGAGACCAGCCCAGTTTACCACCTGCATACCAGGTATTATCTTTCGGAGCGGCCTGCGCTACGGTAGCGAAGCCAGCCAGTGCCACTGCAATCGCGATAGCTGTCTTTTTCATTTTTTGCGCCTCGTTATCATCCAAAATTCGCCATGAATGTCTCAACTGAGAATCACGGTTAAATCCTTCACCGGGGGGCGTGGTCAAATATAAATCTACCGATATCTTCGGCTTAGGCCGAGCACCCCTAGCGATGTAAAGTCTACAACGTAGCTGAAAACTTACAAGTGTGAAGTCCGTCAGGCATATGAAAAAAAAAGTTCCGTATACCGATTATTTAACATTTTTCGAACGAATTTTGTGCAATAAAATTAAGGAGAACCGCACCAGACAAGCCTTGCCGCAATTTTGAGACCGGGAACTTAAATCCCATCTTGCTGTCAAAAAAAATTCCAGGAAAAATCTTAATTTCACTCAGTGATACAAATTTGAGTGAATTTTCAGCCCAGAAAGTTGTCCTTTGCGGTAAGAATCCGATCGAACCGGACGCATAATGAATCCGATCGCATTTCCTTCTTCAGCGGCTTCCGTCAGACGAAAATGCTCTTCTTCCGTCAACTCTTCCGATAACCATCCAATCACCACGCTGTAATTTCCGGTGCGTAACGCACGAATCATTGACTCAACGGTATCGCACGGTGCGAGCTGATTAATCTGCATGACCTTGGTTAGCGGAAGGCCTGCGGACTGAACCCACTCACGGCTCAGTTTTTGCTGAGGCGTAAGCCAAAGCTGCCAGCGCGATTGCTGACCAAGCTGTTGCAATAACGGCAACAACAGAAGTTGCGTCAACAGGGGCTGGTCTTCACGATAAACCACTTCACTGATAAGCCCCGTGGAAACACGCTCGACGGATTTCTGCGCGACATTGCCTGCGGTGGAAGAGAGAGAGGTTGAGCGATTTGCATAGCCTGAAGTGTGCATATTCATTCCAGCCCTGTAGTTACTGTATGGATATACAGTAACTCCTGTATGCATAAAGATCAACCTCATTTTCGGAAAGCGACTCGCAAAATTCATTCAATCTTGAGGCCCCTTGAAAAATCATCTTGCTCAACGGAGATAAGTTGCCTATTTTCCTGCTAACGGATCCGCTAGTAAGAAATTTCGTTGTTACTTTATGATTTTGAAGGGAAATATCATGAAAAAGATATCTTATGAACGGATTTATAAATCCCAGGAATACCTTTCACCACTTGGCGAGATCCATCATCGCGCGCTGTTTGGAGGCTACACCCTGGCGGTGGATGATGCCGTCTTTGCCATGGTGTCTGATGGCGAACTTTATCTTCGGGCCTGTGAGGAGAGTGCAAAATACTGTGTCAAAAATGCCTCTTCATTTTTAACGCTGATGAAGCGAGGCCGCCCGGTGCTGCTTAACTATTACCGCGTGGATGAGGGATTATGGCAGGACAGGGAGCGGTTGCTCCAGCTCTCTTCCTTTGCGCTCAGCGCGGCAAGAAAAGAGCGCTATCAGCGCCATCAGCGTAACCGACTAAAAGATCTGCCAAACCTGACCTTTCAGATTGAGGTCTTGCTCTTTGAAGCAGGCATCACCAATGAAGAAACGCTGCGGGCGCTGGGGGCCAGAGCGAGCTGGCTAAAGATGCGGGCAAAAAATAAAGCGCTCAGCATCAAGGTTCTCTTTGCGCTTGAGGGGGCAATCGAAGGGCTGCATGAGGCGGCACTCCCGGCAGGCATTCGCCGGGAGCTGACGGAGTGGTTTAATGCGCTGCCTGAGCCACAGGAGAACTACTCCTCCAGGTAGCAATTTGCTGTTGCAGCCGGCAAATTTCAGGCAGCAGAGCGATAAGCAGGCCTATCTGCTGTAGCACCAGCGGCGCTTTGCTGTCGTTTCCTGGATCAAGATGCGCAATGCGTTGAGCCAGTTCATCCAGCGCCTGCTGAACGCGCGGCTCATCGGCCGGGCGGTGGTGAAGTGCGTCATCGACATAGCAGACGGCGTCATCAAGCAGGTTGAGAATTCCCGGGTTGGTGAGCTTCTCTCGGTGGGCGCCCAGCGTTGAAATATAGCTGGTGAACGTATGGTTCAGGCAGAGCAGGCGGAACGCAGTCTCGCGAATCTCCTCCGTGGCGCGAGGCTCCGTCGACATGTTCGAGACAACGGAGGCCAGTTCTGCATCACTATTGTGCGCATCGCGACGGGCTATCCGGTACGCCAGGCGGTTATCGCGCCCCTGGTGGTACTGTTCCAGAATAGCGTCAAGGTAGCGACAGTTGGCGTTCATTGCCCTGTCTACCACCCGCGGCAGATTGCGGAAACGCCAGTCTGGCCAGATAAAGCTGACTGCGGCCCAGGCAATTGCACAGCCAATCAGCGTATCAATCACGCGAGGCAAGGCGACTTCAAACCCTTCACCCAGCAGGTTAAAGCACAGCAGCACCAGCAGCGTGATGAACATGGTGGCATGGGCATACTGCACGTTGCGAAACGCGAAGAACAGCACGCCGGTAATTACGATGAGGATCAGCTGACCTTCGACGGAAGGCACAAAATAGAGCACCGGAAGGCCGATCGCGACGCCAACCAGCGTGCCGATAATGCGCAGCGCAAGACGGTGTCGGGTGGCGTTGTAGTTCGGCTGGCAGACGAACAGGCTGGTCAGCAGGATCCAGTAGCCGTGTTGCAGCCCGGTTATCTGGATAAAGGCGTAACCCACGCACAGCACCAGCGACATTCTCACGGCGTGGCGAAAGAGCGCCGACTCCGGCGTAAAGTTACGGCTCAGCCGTAGCCACATATCGCTAACGCTGTGCACGCTGTCATCAGCAAGCTGATTGTCCACCTCGCTGCCCGGTAGCGCCATCGCCTGTTCGGACTCAATGGTCGCCAGTTGAGCGT from Enterobacter chengduensis includes:
- the ompA gene encoding porin OmpA — translated: MKKTAIAIAVALAGFATVAQAAPKDNTWYAGGKLGWSQFHDTGWYNSSLNNDGPTHESQLGAGAFGGYQVNPYVGFEMGYDWLGRMPYKGDTVNGAFKAQGVQLTAKLGYPVTDDLDVYTRLGGMVWRADSSNSIAGDDHDTGVSPVFAGGVEWAMTRDIATRLEYQWVNNIGDGATVGVRPDNGMLSVGVSYRFGQQEDAAPVVAPAPAPAPEVQTKHFTLKSDVLFNFNKATLKPEGQQALDQLYTQLSNLDPKDGSVVVLGFTDRIGSDAYNQKLSEKRAQSVVDYLISKGIPANKISPRGMGESNPVTGNTCDNVKARAALIDCLAPDRRVEIEVKGIKDVVTQPAA
- a CDS encoding TfoX/Sxy family DNA transformation protein; protein product: MKKISYERIYKSQEYLSPLGEIHHRALFGGYTLAVDDAVFAMVSDGELYLRACEESAKYCVKNASSFLTLMKRGRPVLLNYYRVDEGLWQDRERLLQLSSFALSAARKERYQRHQRNRLKDLPNLTFQIEVLLFEAGITNEETLRALGARASWLKMRAKNKALSIKVLFALEGAIEGLHEAALPAGIRRELTEWFNALPEPQENYSSR
- the matP gene encoding macrodomain Ter protein MatP, whose protein sequence is MKYQQLENLESGWKWKYLVKKHREGELITCYIEASAAQEAVDILLTLENEPVQVNGWIEKHINPALLNRMKQTIRARRKRHFNAEHQHTRKKSIDLEFVVWQRLAGLAQRRGKTLSETIVQLIEDAEHKEKYASQMSTLKNDLQALLGKK
- the sulA gene encoding SOS-induced cell division inhibitor SulA — protein: MHTSGYANRSTSLSSTAGNVAQKSVERVSTGLISEVVYREDQPLLTQLLLLPLLQQLGQQSRWQLWLTPQQKLSREWVQSAGLPLTKVMQINQLAPCDTVESMIRALRTGNYSVVIGWLSEELTEEEHFRLTEAAEEGNAIGFIMRPVRSDSYRKGQLSGLKIHSNLYH
- the yccS gene encoding YccS family putative transporter, with protein sequence MLSPLLRRYTWNSTWLYNVRIFIALCGTVALPWWLNDVKLTIPLTLGVVAGALADLDDRLAGRLRNLVITLVCFFIASASVELLFPWPWLFALGLTLSTSGFILLGGLGQRYATIAFGALLIAIYTMLGVSLYDHWYQQPVLMLLGAVWYNLLTLTGHLIFPVRPLQDNLARSFEQLAHYLELKSRLFDPDIEEESQAPLYDLALANGQLVATLNQTKASLLTRLRGDRGQRGTRRTLHYYFAAQDIHERASSSHVQYAALREKFRYSDVMFRFQRLLSMQSQACQQLSRSILLRTPYQHDPRFERVFSHLDAALDRVQASGTSPEHIKALGFLLNNLRAIDAQLATIESEQAMALPGSEVDNQLADDSVHSVSDMWLRLSRNFTPESALFRHAVRMSLVLCVGYAFIQITGLQHGYWILLTSLFVCQPNYNATRHRLALRIIGTLVGVAIGLPVLYFVPSVEGQLILIVITGVLFFAFRNVQYAHATMFITLLVLLCFNLLGEGFEVALPRVIDTLIGCAIAWAAVSFIWPDWRFRNLPRVVDRAMNANCRYLDAILEQYHQGRDNRLAYRIARRDAHNSDAELASVVSNMSTEPRATEEIRETAFRLLCLNHTFTSYISTLGAHREKLTNPGILNLLDDAVCYVDDALHHRPADEPRVQQALDELAQRIAHLDPGNDSKAPLVLQQIGLLIALLPEICRLQQQIATWRSSSPVAQAAH